GTTCTTTTGAAATATGAAAATTTGTTTGTAGATGGCCAGATGCAAGCAGAGAGTAGATGAGCTTATTTTACCTAGCCTGAATTATAGACGTTTTGGTCTTTCGTGGAAGCTTAGGCATGGTGCAAGGAAGATATTAAAAAGGTACTGCTACTTTCTTATTTCCAtttcaaattgcatgtttttttGTGTAATTTCTGTATTACATGTCAGAGACATTTGTGTTTCTCACTTAATTAGGTGACAAAGCTTGGACCTTTGCAAATTGCAATACTTCTCCTCTTAATTATATTACCAATGCATTCTGTTTACCGAGTCTGAGTTTTGTGTAGAAAATGTTCAAACTATTTTGGCCCAGACCACCTGTGCTTCCTTGATTGCCTTAACGCAACTAATCCTCTTATGCTGCTCTGCATgcgtttttttaatttaatctgTTTGAATAATTTAGATTAATTTTGAAATATCCATTTCTGTTTACAGGGAACAGGCATATCTCCCTGCTGCCGTTATATCAGGTGCTAGATTTTTCTTGTATGGTCTCATGCTTATCTCAGTCCTAAATCTTATTTTATACATTGATAATTTCTCTTGGACTTTGATTTCCTTGTTGTAGATGCCCGAGTTTCTTCTACTGATTTTGAGGATTTCTCAGTCTCTGTTGCTGACAACAATGATGTTAGAGAACTAAAGGTATCATATGTAATTGAAGTAAGTGCAAATgataagagagaaagaaaacctATAGAAGATAGACAGAAGGGAAACAAAGGCATAATATGGAGGGGATAAGCAACGATAGCTCTTAAAATTACTAATGGGGTAGGATTATGGGTTGAATGAAAACCTTTGCTCAGAGCAATGAGTGTACTATAGGGAGAGTGTTGTGgcctcacattgactagagatatggctaaAGAAGTCCTTTTAAAGAGTAAAGTAATCCTcatttatttgaaaagaaattgATAAAGTTAATCTGTCCAGTAGATATGTCCTATAATGGGGATGGGGGAAATTTCATAAATATCAGGACTGTGATCTCCATTCTCCAGATATCCGTCCGACCATGCCTGAGcatgagggggggggggggtgttaGGGTCCCACGTTGACTAGAAATAGAGATATAGAAAATCCTTATAATGAGTAAAACAATTTTCACCCCCTAAACTAGCTTttagggtagagttaggcccaTCACTGAATTCTAATATACTTGTAGGGGCCAGCTAGAGACATCAGTGATAAATTTATACCATAGGAGCAGGAGGTCCCAGCAACATCAATATGGTCAGAAGTACGCGCATACAAATAGGAAAGAAGTTTGCAGAAGGGAGATAGGAAACTGTTTACTGGTGTCTGCTGAATAAGAATTGCACCTATTTTGAAGCTTTAATACAATAACAGCCTAACAGATGCATTTGCTTAACTTGGCATACTTTATCTTGTCATGTAGTAAGAGTACAAACAGATCATGTACAACCGAAAATGCAGGGAGGAACAACGAAACTAATAAGAACTTCTACAATTGGAATATTAAGTTTGTTGAACTTATGTAGTAAGTGCTGTTTGAACAGTCCTATTTGCACAGGGGTTACATCTGAAGCTGCAGTGTAACTAATTGTTTAGTTATAAACACATGAATCTGTCATTAATCAACAATAAGCATATACATGATAATGTTTTTCCTCAAAAGCATAAAGTGTGCCCTGGAATGAGTACAAGTTCTTTGTCACAAAAATGGAatcatatataataatataatttttctgTTTGAATTATTTTCAGAGAATGTAgtataacatattttctaatAAAGACCAACTGTTTTTTCAATATCTTTGATCACATTTAACTTCTAATATGCTCATAAATCCAAACTTTTTGAGTTTTGAACTCTCTTTTAACTCTTCTATCTAGATAAGCATAGAGGTATCTGGGAACAAAACCCAAAGTATCTTTGATGATGTCTTTCGGAAAATGGTTGCAGCAGCACAACCTATCCCAGGATTTCGAAGAGTAAAAGGAGGTAAAGTAATTATGTGGATTTAATATTGAAGAGTACTCTATGTAGTTTTGTTTGTGTGTTGGGGGGTGGGCTATACAAAAATAAGTATATGTTGCTGCTATTCATGCTTAATCATGAGAGTTTTCACTTCTTGTTGTGAATTTTGGTGATTATTTCTGTTCAATTATGTATGCATACTTGTGTTAGGTTAAGATGATTATATCCCTCagcaaaatagaaaagaaaataagttatatacatcttgatattgattttttaaatgataACTATATTAGGTTCATATTTTATTTCTGTTCATTTTGACGGTTCAAGACTTAATCTTTTGGAATTTAAATTTCAAGTTCACAAAATATTTATAAGatgatatttttctttctttccttttttttgtgtgtgtgtcaAGCATTGTATTTAtattctgaaggtatgaaattTCTTGTAACACAGTTAACATGAAAAGAAAGGTACTTGGGATAACACCGAATTTGACATTAATGAATTTTAACATGGAGAGATGGACTGCTCATGATATTTTGAAAGAGGTGTTAGGAAGCCAATTACTTCTTAAACTTGTTGTCTGTCTTCCAAAAACTGCTTCCAGATATTACatgaatgagttttttttaccCGATAAAAAATGATAATGATGACAGAACAAAAAAAAGCAACACAAGTAGATCAACactaatgataataataatggaTAAAAGAAAAGTCATTGATGATGAGCATGATGGTTAGATGGTGATTTCCATTACTGTCAATTGATTCTCCCAAAGGTTTTCTTTTCTTACGCTTTCCTCATCTTTAACTTTTctttgttactttttttttaacttctatCAATAAATCTTGACATTTTTCCTGTGTTTTTTTATGTTGAATTACTGCTCAAAATTTTGACGACTATCAGGAAAAACGCCCGATGTAAGTTTCTGTCCTAAATGATATGGTAGGCATTAGTTTTACATATTTTTATGTATTATAGTTTACAATAGCAACATCGACTACCAACTCTGTGTGTCATCTGTGAAGATGTATATCAAAATGAGAGATGAAATGTATACTTAATATTTTGGAATCAGAGATTTTAATCCATGTAAGGGTGATATTTAGATATAAAACAAATAGTACATGCTAGTATCAAGCAACTTGCGTGTGTACTGTGTAGTACACAGTCTAGTTCAATATGTGCAAATTTAACTGCAGAAGTCTTAAAGGAGATTAATTGATTGTTATGGTTGTTTTCTATTGTGCCTAACAGATTCCAAAAGAGATCTTATTAGAAGTGCTTGGACCTTCCAAAGTTTATAAGGAAGTTATCAAGAAAATAATCAACTCGACTGTAGCTGAGTATGTGGAGAAGGTATTTTACCATAGGCTGGATATAGTGTTTCCTAATTTTGTTGCTTCCAGTAAATTATATGGCTAAGTTTTAATTCATTCCATGTCCCATGCTtacaatcatcatcatcatcatcatcatataacCACGCTTAATATTACAAGGGAAAAAACCTGATGCTGAATACACTTTGAACTTCTAGTTCTGAGTGAAAGCTCTTTAA
This portion of the Lotus japonicus ecotype B-129 chromosome 3, LjGifu_v1.2 genome encodes:
- the LOC130745526 gene encoding uncharacterized protein LOC130745526 produces the protein MQTISQIFILNPTPQMARCKQRVDELILPSLNYRRFGLSWKLRHGARKILKREQAYLPAAVISDARVSSTDFEDFSVSVADNNDVRELKISIEVSGNKTQSIFDDVFRKMVAAAQPIPGFRRVKGGKTPDIPKEILLEVLGPSKVYKEVIKKIINSTVAEYVEKESLIVGTDLRVEQSFEDLETTFEEGEKFSFDVVLHPQK